The Rissa tridactyla isolate bRisTri1 chromosome 6, bRisTri1.patW.cur.20221130, whole genome shotgun sequence genome includes a region encoding these proteins:
- the TEX36 gene encoding testis-expressed protein 36, whose amino-acid sequence MPKGKCDQPGQQHAGAWFAHVGVRQCQPESITSSALKQVLRNSGAAQSIEDRLPQAYRARENRAGNNNFPFSSHDNRHCLRSVGEYFDSGMGRRKVEPERRQQNSHNFFLWAHEPVPSNEDGLTTYQTSFRKNQNVESPFHRRYPKHHSEKSCTDKAVPENEKQLQPNKSC is encoded by the exons ATGCCCAAGGGCAAGTGCGACCAACCTGGCCAGCAGCACGCCGGCGCCTGG ttTGCTCACGTTGGAGTACGCCAGTGTCAACCTGAGTCAATTACAAGCTCAGCACTAAAACAAGTGCTTCGGAACTCAGGAGCAGCTCAGTCTATTGAGGACAGATTGCCGCAAGCATACAGAGCTCGGGAGAAC agagcagGAAACAAcaatttcccattttcttctcatGACAACAGACACTGTCTACGGAGTGTAGGAGAGTATTTTGATTCT ggTATGGGTCGGAGGAAGGTGGAACCAGAGAGACGGCAACAGAACTCACACAACTTCTTCCTATGGGCTCATGAGCCAGTTCCTAGCAATGAGGATGGCTTAACCACTTATCAGACATCATTtaggaaaaatcaaaatgttgaGAGCCCATTTCATAGGCGGTATCCAAAACACCACTCAGAAAAATCTTGCACTGACAAAGCTGTTCCTGAGAATGAAAAACAATTGCAGCCAAACAAGTCATGTTAA